The genomic segment CGACCTTCGGCTCACAGACATAGCTGAAGCGCGCCCCGGGCAGGACCCGGGTCAGACGGGCCTCGAACTCGCGCAGCTGCTCGGGGGTGGTCGCATTGTCCAGCGAGAGCATGGCCTGGACGTGCTCCACCGGCTTGAACGCGTCCACCGGCTGCCCCGACACGCGTTGGGTGGGGCTGTCCGGCGTGACGAGGTCGGGGAACTCGGCCTCCAGCTCCCGCAGCTCGCGCACCAGCGCGTCGTACTCGGCATCGGCGATCTCGGGGCGGGCCTCGACGTAATAGAGATAGTCGTGATGGTGGATTCGCTCGCGCAGCTCGGCAATCCGCTGCGCCGCTTCCCCCCGATGCATGGGGGCGATGGTACCACGCAAGTTCCGCTCTCTACCGGCGGCCGCGGGTGGCGGCGCGGGGTGGTGGCGGGGGGCGGGAGGGGTTCGCGGACCACGCGGGTTGCGGTTCGCGGACCACGCGGGTGGCGCGCGAGTCCGACGTCGGCGCGACCCGGTTCAACGGGGGCGCTGGCTCCAGCGGATGGCCAGGAAGACGGGCAGGAGGCCCGCGGCGACGATGGCCAGGGCCGGCACGGAAGCGTCCTCCCACAGGGACTCCGCCGTCAGCTCCCAGACGCCCACGGCGAGGGTGTCGAAGCCGAACGGTCGCAACAGGAGCGTGGCCGGCATCTCCTTCATCGTCTCCACGAAGACGAGGATGAGCGCGGTGAGGAGGCCACCGCGAACGAGAGGCAGATGCACCCGGCGGAGGGTGCCGAGGACCGACGTGCCCAACGAGCGCGCCGCGTCGTCGAAGGTGCCGGGGATCTTGCCCAGGCTGGCGTCGAGGGTCTGGTAGCCGACGGCCAGGAACCGCACGACGTAGGCGTAGACGAGCGCGGCAATCGAGCCGGTGAGCACGAGGCCCAGCGGGTGCCCCAGCAGTCGCTCCAGACCGCTCACGAGGAAATGGTCGAGCACGGCGACGGGACCCAGCACGCCGACGGCAATCACCGAGCCAGGCAGCGCATAGCCCATCGAGACGAAGCGCGTGACGGCGCGGACCGTCGTTGACGGGTGCAAGCGCGCCGCGTAGACGAGGACGAGCGCCAGCACGCCGGTGATGGTGGCGGCCAGGCTGGCCAGGACGAGGGTGTTGGCGAGCAGACGGCCGAAAGGAAGGTGACTGCCCACGTCGGCCTCACGGGCCCACACGAGCAGCTGTCCCACCGGCAGCACGAAGGCCGCCGCGAGCACCACCGCGCAGGCCAGCGTCGCCGCGCCGGCGCGCCAGCCGCTCAGGGCGACGGGCGTGATGCCAGGCCCGCGGCGATGACTCTGCACGAAGCGCGCGCGGCCGCGGAGCGCCCGCTCGAGCGCCAGCAGGAGGGCGGCGAAGAGCAGCAGGACGCTGGCGAGCTGGACGGCGGCGTCGCGCTCGAACATCCCCAGCCACACGCGATAGATCGCTTCCGTCAACGTGCGGTAACCGAACGTGGCCACCGTACCGAAGTCGGCCAGGGCTTCCATCATGGCCAGCGATACCCCGGCGACCAGGGAGGGCCGCGCCATGGGGAGCATCACCTTCCAGAGAACCTGAAATCGTGTGTGCCCCAGGCTGCGCGCCGTCTCCAGGGTGGCCGCCCCCTGCTGGCGAAACGCGTCTCGGGCGAGCAGGTAGACGTACGGATAGAAGACCAGGGTCATGACGGCGACGATGCCCCCGTACGAGCGGATGTCGGGCAGGCGCGCCCATTCCCCCAGCTCGCGGCGCAGCGCCGACTGTACCGGACCGGCGTAGTCGAAGAGGCCCAGGAATGCGAAGCCGATGACGTAGGCGGGCACGGCGAGGGGCAGCATGAGCGCCCACTCGAACACGGCCCGGCCCGGGAAGCGGAAGCCGACGACGAGCCAGGCCAGCCCGGTGCCGAGGACCAGGGTGGTCGCGCCCACGCCGGCCAGCAGGAACAGGGTATTGGTGACGAGCTCCCCGAGCTGCGTCTGCCAGAGATGCTCCCACACCTCCAGCCGGGGGTGAGCCAGGGACGAGAGCACGGCGACGATCGGCACGGCCAGGATGGCCGCGACCGGCGCCACCGCGGCGACCCACGGTGACAGCTCGAGCTGGCGTGCCCCCTGGACCTCGATCTCGCGGGTGCGGACCCGCCTCGCGCCCATGTGGCCGCCGGCTACCGGTAGCCCACGCGATCAGCGAGCCGGGTCGCCGCGGCCTGGTACTCGCCGGCCGCGGCGATATTGATGTCGTCGTGCCTGAACTTGCCCCAGCGGGCGACCAGGGGGTGCAGGGAGGCCTGGGGGTTGGCCGGATACTCGAAGGACAGGTCGGCGAACATCTGCTGGGCTTCCGGGCTGGACAGGTACTCGAGGAACTTGATCGCCCCGGCGCGATGTCTGGCGTGGGCCGTCACGCCGGCGCCCGAGACGTTGACGTGCGTCCCCGTCGTCTGCTGATTGGCCCAGTAGATTCCCACCGGGAAGCTCGCATCCTTGGCGAGCCGGCGGGCCAGGTAGTAGTGGTTGGCAAGTCCCACGTCGCACTGGCCGGCGGCGATCGCCTCCAGGATCTTCGTGTCGCCGTTGATGAGGATCGGCTGGTTGGCCACCCAGCCCCGCACGATCTCCTCCGTGCGCGGCTCGCCGTGGCGCTTGATCATGGTGGCGAGCAGCGACTGGTTGTAGATGTAGCCCGAGGTGCGCAGGCACAGGCGTCCTTTCCAGCGGGGCTCGCCGAGCGCTCCGTAGGTGCTGAGCTCGGCCGGCTTCACCCGCTGGGTGCTGTAGACGATGGTGCGGGCCCGGACCGTCAGGCCCACCCAGCGCTGCTCCGGATCCCGCAGGTGAGCCGGAACGTTCGCCTGCAGCTCGGGCGAGTCCACGCGCGAGAGCAGGCCGGCCCGGGCTGCGTTCCAGAGGTTGCCGGCGTCCACCGTGAAAAGGACGTCGGCCGGCGTGCGATCGCCCTCGGCTTTGAGGCGTTCGAACAGCTCGCCGGTGTTGCCGTTGAAGATCTTCACGGGGATGCCCGTCCTGCGGGTGAACGCGTCGAAGGCGGCCTCGTGCCCGTAGTGCCGGGCCGAGTACGCGACGACCGCGTCGGACGCGCTCGTGATGGAGGCTGCGGGAAGCGCCGTGATGAGCACGAGGAGGAAAACGACCAGGATCAATCGCATCGCACGGTCCTTTCCGGGCTATACTGGCGCCAGGAGCAATCGAGCATTAGGTTTACCTAATATGAAGAGAACGTCAAGCCTAAAGAACGCAGGCGCCGCCTCCACGACCGCTTCGGTTCAGGACTACCTGGCCGCCATCTACGATCTGGGCGCCAGCAGCGGGCCTGTGATCGGCGCCCGGCTGGCCAAGCACCTGGGGATCTCCGCGCCCGCCGTGTTCGAGGCGATCCAGCGGCTCACGCGGGGGGGCTACGTCCGCGTAGGCCGGGGCAAGGCCGTCAGCCTCACGCCCAAGGGCCGGGAGATCGCCGAGGTGATGGCCCGGCGCCACCGGCTGCTCGAGCGGTGGCTGACCGACACGCTCGGGCTGAACTGGGCCGACGCCCACGAGGAAGCCCACCGGCTCGAGCACGCCATCTCGCCGCGCGTCGAGGAGCGGCTGGCCGCGCTGCTCGGCATGCCCAGCACCTGCCCCCACGGCAATCCGATTCCGGGCATGCCCTCAGCCGTCCGCGTCGAGCCGTTCCCGCTCGCACGCGCGAAGGCGGGGACGACGGTCGTGGTGGAGCGCATCACCGAAGAGGCCGAGGCCGACAAGGATCTGCTCGAGTATCTGTGGCGGGCCGAGGTCCGCCCGGGCCGACGCCTCCGCGTCGTGGAGGTCGCCCCGTGGGCGGGCACGATCACGCTCGCGGGCGACGGGCGCACGATCGCGCTCGGGCTCCCGGCGGCCGCCAAAATCTGGGTGTACCGGCCCGAGCGCGCCAGCGCCCCGGCCTGAGGCGGTTACTTTTTCGTCTTTGCCTCGGTGATCAAGCGCTTGACCCGCTCGTGATCCTCGCCGACGGGAACCACCTTCAGGAACTGCTCCCAGGAACGGATAGCGCCGGCCGTGTCACGCTTCGTCTCGTAAAGGACCTGCCCCCGGTACAGCAGGGCCGGCCCATAGTCCGGGTCGATGGCCAGCGCGCGGTCGAACGTCTCCAGCGCCGCGTCGGCGTGACCCCCGATCGCGACGATGAGTCCCAGATGGGTCATCGCGTCGACGTTGTCGGGATGACGCTTGAGCACCGCCTGGTAGGCAGCGATGGCCTCGCCGTAGCGCCCCTCGGCCAGGCTGTTCCGGGCGGCCTGTAGCATGCCCTGCAGCATCTCCGGGCTCACCGAGCCCGGTTGACGCGGCGGGGCGCCGGGAAGCGGATCCAGCCTGGCCAGAGGGCGCGAGCCCGGCATCGGCAGACCGGCGGTGGGATCGGGGCTCGTGTGGCGGCTGATCCCCGCCCCGAGCGCCACGCCGAAGCCGACCAGGGCCAGCGCCCCCGACGTGACGACGAGCGGATGGCGCCAACCGCGCGGCGCCGCCGGTACCGGGGTGGCCCCGGCGCTCGGTGCGACCGGGCCCATGCGGTCCAGTTCGGTGAGCACCCGCGCGGCCTCGGCCTCGTAGCGGGCGGCCAGCTCGGCATAGTCGTCGTCGGAGACGTGGCCGGCCTCGTGCTCGAACCGCAGCTCCCGGAGCGCTCGCAGCACGTGCCGCTTCTGCTCCTGCAGCTGCTCGCGAGCGTCGATGGGCAGCGGCAGGAACCTCGCGGCGCCCGTTCGACGCAGCGGCCACAGGGTGAAGGCGGCCAGGGGCAGCCCGAGGGCCAGAACCACGACGGCGATGCCGACGGCGCCCGTCACGGCTCGGCCTCCATCTCGCGCCGGATCCGCTCGCTCATCGCCGGATCCAGCCGGGGCGTGACGGCAGTCGGCGGGCGTGACCGCGTCCAGCGCACGATGAGCAGCGCCACGATCGCCAGACCGATCAGGGCCCCCAGCGGGGGAACGATCCACACCACCGCGGTGAAGCCTCGACGCCTGGGCTCCAGCAGGATCCATTCGCCGTACTTGTCCACGAAGTACTCGACGACCTGGTCCGGCTGCTCGCCGGCAGCCAGACGCTCCCGGATGACCGCACGCATCTGGTTGGCCATCTCGGACGGAGAGTCGGCGACGGAGAGGTTCTGGCAGACCACGCAGCGAAGCTGCCTGGCGATGGCGTGCACTTGCTCCTCGTCGACGTGCCGGGCCGGCTGCTGGGCCGACGCCGGGGCAAAGGCGACGAGCGTGAGCAGGGCTAGCGTGATCAGCAGCCCCTGGGGTGAGCGCGCCGTGCGCATCGGTCTAGACTACACCGCCGGGGGGCGCCCTCGCACGTACGCGGCCGGCCTCGAGAACTGCCGGCGGGGCTCCGGCAGTTCTCGTCGTGCTGTTATTCGAGTGCTTGCGCCTGCCGCCGGTCCACGTGCCACAGCACCACGTGGTACTGCGGGTCCCCCCCGCCCGGCTGGCGGTAGATGGAAATGTGATCGATACGGTGTTTGCCCGCCTGCAGCGTGGTGATACCCGAATCGCGAAACTCGGATGCCGGGACCGTGTATACGGTTGCCACCCTTTGCCCGCCCTGGTCATAGGCGGCGAACCGGCCCATGGTCGGAGCCTCGGCTTCCAGCCGGCTGAACTTCAGGCGCGTGGCCGGCGGTGGTGTCGCACTGGCCAGGTGCTGCTGACCCGCCTGGGCATCGGTCCTGGGCGAGGCGGCGGGGACCATCCCGCTGGCTGCCGCCTCCTCGCGCGTCGCCGTCGCCAGGACGAGGTTGCTCGTCACCGGCTTGCCATTGGCGGCTATGCGCGCCGCCTCCGCGATGCGCTGGCGCTCGCTGTCCGTGCTGGTCACTCCGGTGAGGAAGACGGTGCCGTTGCTGGTGTCGACGTCGACCCGGGTTATGCTCCCGATCTGCGTCGAGGCGACGGCGGCCTTCACTTTTGCTGTGGTGGTCTTGTCGTCGATCCACTGGCCAGCGCTTCGTCCCGTGGCTGTCCGGCAGCCGGCCATGATGAGAAGAATTCCCGAGAGCACGACGATGGCACGAGTTGGTGTTGGCATGGCTGTACTCCTTGCTCCCGTTGCTGTGCAAGGCGGAGGCCAGTGATCGCCCGCGATGGTGTAGTCTCCTACCGAGACCACCGGGGGGGCAGCATGGCCGAGCCGGCCAAGGGCCGGAAGTCCGCGATGGACAACGTGCGGGAGGTGACGGCCCGTGCCTTCACCCGGATCGAGGACCTCGTCTATGTAGGCCTGAGCATCCTGCTCGCCGGCAGCGCGATCGTGCTCCTCGGCACCAGCGTCGTCGACTTCGTCCGCCACGTCGTGGCCGGGACCCTCCCCGGTACCGTGGTGGAACTGCTGGACCGTATTCTGTTGATTCTTATGATCGTGGAGATTCTCTACACGGTGCAGGTGTCGTTCCGGGAGCACGCGCTGGTGCCCGAGCCGTTCTTGATCGTGGGACTCATCGCGGTGATCCGGCGGCTCTTGGTCCTCAGCGCCGAATCCGCGAAACTACTCGAACAGGGTCAGGTCGCCTTCCGCAGCGCGATGGTCGAGCTGGCCCTGCTGACCGTCACCATCGTGGCGCTGGTGGCCTCGCTCTTGATGCTCCGCCGGCGGGGGGCTCAGGCGGTCGCCGAGCGGAGCTAGCCGCCCCCGTCGAGCAGGCGCTCCACCGTCGAGCGGAAGACCTCCGGGGTGACCGCGCCCACGTGCCGGGCATGGATGCGACCCTGCCGGTCGATGAAGAACGTTTCCGGAACCCCGAAGACGCCGTAGTCGATCGAGACCTTGCCGGTGACGTCGCGCGCGTTGGGGAAGGTGAGGCCGAAGTCGGCGATGAACTTCTTCGCCTTGTCGTCGGTGTCCTGAATGTCCAGCCCCAGGACCACGACGCCCCGGTCGCGCCACTGCCGCCAACCCTGCTCCAGCACGGGGGCCTCTTCGTAGCAGGCGGGGTAGCACCACGAGGCCCAGAAGTTCAACACGACCACCTGGCCCCGGTGGGCGTCCAGCGAGAGGGGCTGGCCGCCGAAGGTGGTCAGCGTGAAGGCGGGGGCTGGCCGGCCCACCAGCGGCGAGGGGATGTCCCGCGGATTGGTGCGAAAGCCATAGGCGAGCAGGACCAGCACGGGAACAGTCGACAGCGGGATAAGCCAGCGGAGCAGTCGGGTCACGGCTTCCGACGCTCGGGCAGGATCGCCAGCGCCGCGCCGAGGGTGAGGACGAAGCCGCCGATCCAGATCCAGGTGACCAGGCGGTTGACCTGGACCTTGACGGTGGCCTGCCGCCCATCCCGCGTGAAGTCGCCCAGGACCAGGTAGAGGTCCTCCCAGAACCCCAGCCAGTAGTCCACGCCGGCGATCGGCGTCGTCTCCTGCGGGTAGAACTTCTTGGTCGGCTCCATGAGGGCCGGGGGCGAGCCGTTGCGGCTCACCGAGAAGCGGCCCACGACCTTGAAATGGTTGGACTCCTCGTTGGCCCGCAGCCCGTCGAAGCGCAGGCGGTAGCCGGCCAGCTCCGTGGTCTCGCCCACCGCCAGGGTCGACTCGCGCTGCACCGACCACGCCTGCGACCCGGTCACGCCGACCACGATCAGGAGAATCCCCAGGTGGACCACGAAGCCGCCGTAGCGTCGGTTGTGGCGTAGCAGCAGGCCGCCGAGGGCGGGGAACAGCGACTCGCCCGCGCGCAGCCGCGCGCGGGTGGCCCGGCTGACGTCGAGCCCGATGGTCGCGGCGACGAAGAGCGTCAGGGCCAGCGCCAGCACCGCCAGAGCGGAGCGGACACCGAGCAAGAAGAACACCGCCGCGCCGACCGCGCCCAGGGCGACCGGGACGAGAAAGTTCCGGCGCAAATTCTCGGGCGAGGCGCGGCGCCAGGCGATGAGCGGCCCCACGCCCATCAGGAAGACGAGGCCGAGGAACAGTGGCACGTTCACCTGATTGAAGAAGGGCGCGCCCACGCTGACCTTGACCCCGCGCACCGCCTCGGCCAGCAGCGGGAACACCGTGCCGAAGAAGACGGTGAACGTGACCGCGACCAGCAGCAGGTTGTTGAGCAGGAAGGCGGACTCCCGGGAGACGACGGAATCGAGCTGTCCCTGGGCGCGCAGCGCGTACCAGCGCCAGGACAGGAGGACCAGGGAGGCCAGCACGACCAGGGCGAGGAACGCCAGAAAGAAGACGCCGACCGTGCCCTGGGTGAAGGCGTGGACGGAGGCGATCACGCCGGAGCGGGTCAGGAAGGTGCCGAACATCGTCAGGCTGAAGGTGAGGATCACCAGCGTGATGTTCCAGAGCTTCAGCATGCGCCGGCGCTCCTGGATCATGACCGAGTGCAGGAAGGCCGTGCCGGTCAGCCAGGGCATGAAGGCGGCGTTCTCCACGGGGTCCCAGGCCCAGTAGCCGCCCCAGCCCAGCACGTGGTAGCTCCACCACCCCCCGATGAGCAGGCCGAGGGAGAGGAAGTACCAGGCGATGATCGTCCACCGGCGGGTCAGGGTGATCCAGGTATCGCCGACGCGGCTGGTCACCAGCGCGGCGATGGCGAACGCGAAGGGCACGGTGAAACCCGTGAAGCCCAGGTAGAGCGCGATGGGATGCGTGATCATGCCCGTGTCCTCGAGCAACGGGTTGAGGCCGCGACCGTTGGCGGGCGCCGGCGTGAGCCGGGTGAACGGTGGGGCGGCCACGGTCATGACCAGGAGGAAGAAGGTCAGGACGACGAGCATCACGGCGAGGACCCAGGGGTAGAGCTCGCGGGCCCGCTCCCGCTGGCCCAGCACGACGATCAGCGAGTAGAGGCCGAGCATCCAGGCCCAGAGCACCAGCGAGCCCTCGAGCGCGCCCCACACCCCGGTGATCCGGTAGTAGAACGGAGTGCCGAGGTTGGTGTTGAGGGCGACGTAACGCACCGAGAAGTCGAAGGTCAAGAACGCGTACACCAGCAGGGCGAAGGCCAGCGTGAGCAGCGCGAAGACGCCCACGACCGCATGCTGGGCCGACTCGACCAGAGCCGGACGCCCCGTCCTTCCGCCGGCGGTGGCGGCGGCGACGCCCCACAGAGTGAGGCCCAGCGCGACCAGGAGGATGCCCTGTCCCAGCTCGGGGGTCATTGGGGGGCCTGGAGCGACCGCATCAGCTCCCGGTACCCGGCCTCGCCGTCGGCAGGCGCTTGATACTCCTCCGAGTGCTTGGCCATGATCAGCGTGGCCTTGAAGTAGCCCTCGGGCGCCCAGGAGCCCTCGACCACGGCGCCTCGTCCCTCACCGAACAGGTCGGGCGCCGTCCCCTTGTGGCGGACTGCTACGGTGCTCTTGCCATCGGTCAGGACGAATCTGAGGTCCAGGGTCTTCGGCTCCCAGCTGAGGGAGCCGGGCGTGACGAGGCCTCCCAGGCGATACGCCTTGCCTGCCACCGGCGCCGCCGTCAGCTCCGATGGCGTGACGAAGTAGACGGCCGACTGCGTCACCCCGGAGTAGATGAGGTAAGCGAGGGCGAGCACGATCACGAGACCGCCGAACACGAACTTGGGCTTCATCGCGCCGACGCTCGTCGGGAGCGGGGACGCCCCGACGTCCCCAGCCGGTCGAGCTCTTTCTCGCGGCGGCGGAGGTAGCGCCAGTAGCCGCCGAGCACGAGCGCGGCCAGGGCGTAGGCGGCGGCCACGAAGGCCCAGTTGTCGGGCATCAGGCCAGGGCCTCCTGCTCCCGGCGCAGCAAGCGCACGCGCTTGGTCACGAACCACGCGTAGAGGAGGGTGAACGCGGCCAGATTGACGAGCAGCACGGCCACGAAGATGGGCGGCATCGTGCTTGGCCCCGGCTTGAGGATCGAGGGGGGCTGGTGCAGTGTCCGCCACCAGTGCACGGAAAAATGCACGAGCGGGATGTCGAGCGCGGCCAGGATACCGAGCACCGCCGAATAGCGGGCGGCGCGCTCGCGGTCCTCGATCATGGAGCGCAGCAGGAGATAGCCGAGATACATCACGAACAGGATGGCCACGGTGGTGAGACGCGCGTCCCACGTCCACCAGGTCCCCCAGGTCGGTTTCCCCCAGATGGCGCCCGAGCCGATCGTGATGCCGGTGAAGAGCACTCCGGCTTCGGCGGAGGCCTGGGCCAGACGGTCGGCACCCTCCCGCCGCCGGGCGAGGTACGCGATGGAGGCGACGAGGACCACGGCGAAGGCGAGGTAGGCGACCAGCACGCTGGGGACGTGCAGGTACATGATGCGCTGCACGTTGCCCTGGACCGCCTCTCGCGGCGCGACGGCGAAGGCCAGCACCAGCCCCGCGGCCAAACCCAGGGCGGCGAGCCATCCCAGAGGGCGAGTCACCCCTCAGCCCTCCAGCACCGCATCGAAGGTGAGAAGGCCCACCGTCAGGTAGACGACGTCAGCGGCGCCGAGGAGCTGGAGCCAGCGCGCGACCGTGGTCAGCGGCTCGCCGGCGAGCACGGCCTCGGTGGCCTTGACCGCCCCCAGCAGCACCGGCACCAGGATCGGCAGCAACAGGACGGGGAAGAGCACCTCGCGCGCGCGCACGTTCGCGGTCATGGCGGCGAAGAGAGTGCCGACGGCGGCCACGCCCACCGTGCCAAGCACCACGACGGCGACGAGAGCGCCCAGGTGCCCGGCCACGTCGACGTTGAAGAACACGGTGAAGAGCGCGAGGATGATCGCCTCGACCACCAGCATCAGGACGAGGTTGCCGCCGACCTTCCCCAGGTAGATCGCCGACTTGTCCCCCGGCGTCATGACCAGCCCTTCCCAACAGTCGTGCTCGCGCTCGCTGAGGAAGGCGCGGCCCAGGCCGACCAGCCCGCTCAGGATGAACCCGAGCCAGAGCAGCCCGGGTAGCGCCGCGGCCAACCGCTCGCGATCGTCACCC from the Candidatus Methylomirabilota bacterium genome contains:
- a CDS encoding metal-dependent transcriptional regulator — translated: MKRTSSLKNAGAASTTASVQDYLAAIYDLGASSGPVIGARLAKHLGISAPAVFEAIQRLTRGGYVRVGRGKAVSLTPKGREIAEVMARRHRLLERWLTDTLGLNWADAHEEAHRLEHAISPRVEERLAALLGMPSTCPHGNPIPGMPSAVRVEPFPLARAKAGTTVVVERITEEAEADKDLLEYLWRAEVRPGRRLRVVEVAPWAGTITLAGDGRTIALGLPAAAKIWVYRPERASAPA
- the ccsA gene encoding cytochrome c biogenesis protein CcsA, translating into MTRPLGWLAALGLAAGLVLAFAVAPREAVQGNVQRIMYLHVPSVLVAYLAFAVVLVASIAYLARRREGADRLAQASAEAGVLFTGITIGSGAIWGKPTWGTWWTWDARLTTVAILFVMYLGYLLLRSMIEDRERAARYSAVLGILAALDIPLVHFSVHWWRTLHQPPSILKPGPSTMPPIFVAVLLVNLAAFTLLYAWFVTKRVRLLRREQEALA
- a CDS encoding iron ABC transporter permease; the encoded protein is MGARRVRTREIEVQGARQLELSPWVAAVAPVAAILAVPIVAVLSSLAHPRLEVWEHLWQTQLGELVTNTLFLLAGVGATTLVLGTGLAWLVVGFRFPGRAVFEWALMLPLAVPAYVIGFAFLGLFDYAGPVQSALRRELGEWARLPDIRSYGGIVAVMTLVFYPYVYLLARDAFRQQGAATLETARSLGHTRFQVLWKVMLPMARPSLVAGVSLAMMEALADFGTVATFGYRTLTEAIYRVWLGMFERDAAVQLASVLLLFAALLLALERALRGRARFVQSHRRGPGITPVALSGWRAGAATLACAVVLAAAFVLPVGQLLVWAREADVGSHLPFGRLLANTLVLASLAATITGVLALVLVYAARLHPSTTVRAVTRFVSMGYALPGSVIAVGVLGPVAVLDHFLVSGLERLLGHPLGLVLTGSIAALVYAYVVRFLAVGYQTLDASLGKIPGTFDDAARSLGTSVLGTLRRVHLPLVRGGLLTALILVFVETMKEMPATLLLRPFGFDTLAVGVWELTAESLWEDASVPALAIVAAGLLPVFLAIRWSQRPR
- a CDS encoding heme exporter protein CcmB, with amino-acid sequence MTYARRAWIVLWKDLLTERRSKETFNALLFFAMLLLFLFQFALGDDRERLAAALPGLLWLGFILSGLVGLGRAFLSEREHDCWEGLVMTPGDKSAIYLGKVGGNLVLMLVVEAIILALFTVFFNVDVAGHLGALVAVVVLGTVGVAAVGTLFAAMTANVRAREVLFPVLLLPILVPVLLGAVKATEAVLAGEPLTTVARWLQLLGAADVVYLTVGLLTFDAVLEG
- a CDS encoding BON domain-containing protein: MPTPTRAIVVLSGILLIMAGCRTATGRSAGQWIDDKTTTAKVKAAVASTQIGSITRVDVDTSNGTVFLTGVTSTDSERQRIAEAARIAANGKPVTSNLVLATATREEAAASGMVPAASPRTDAQAGQQHLASATPPPATRLKFSRLEAEAPTMGRFAAYDQGGQRVATVYTVPASEFRDSGITTLQAGKHRIDHISIYRQPGGGDPQYHVVLWHVDRRQAQALE
- a CDS encoding cytochrome c maturation protein CcmE — protein: MKPKFVFGGLVIVLALAYLIYSGVTQSAVYFVTPSELTAAPVAGKAYRLGGLVTPGSLSWEPKTLDLRFVLTDGKSTVAVRHKGTAPDLFGEGRGAVVEGSWAPEGYFKATLIMAKHSEEYQAPADGEAGYRELMRSLQAPQ
- a CDS encoding tetratricopeptide repeat protein, producing the protein MTGAVGIAVVVLALGLPLAAFTLWPLRRTGAARFLPLPIDAREQLQEQKRHVLRALRELRFEHEAGHVSDDDYAELAARYEAEAARVLTELDRMGPVAPSAGATPVPAAPRGWRHPLVVTSGALALVGFGVALGAGISRHTSPDPTAGLPMPGSRPLARLDPLPGAPPRQPGSVSPEMLQGMLQAARNSLAEGRYGEAIAAYQAVLKRHPDNVDAMTHLGLIVAIGGHADAALETFDRALAIDPDYGPALLYRGQVLYETKRDTAGAIRSWEQFLKVVPVGEDHERVKRLITEAKTKK
- a CDS encoding phosphate-starvation-inducible PsiE family protein; translated protein: MIARDGVVSYRDHRGGSMAEPAKGRKSAMDNVREVTARAFTRIEDLVYVGLSILLAGSAIVLLGTSVVDFVRHVVAGTLPGTVVELLDRILLILMIVEILYTVQVSFREHALVPEPFLIVGLIAVIRRLLVLSAESAKLLEQGQVAFRSAMVELALLTVTIVALVASLLMLRRRGAQAVAERS
- a CDS encoding heme lyase CcmF/NrfE family subunit, with protein sequence MTPELGQGILLVALGLTLWGVAAATAGGRTGRPALVESAQHAVVGVFALLTLAFALLVYAFLTFDFSVRYVALNTNLGTPFYYRITGVWGALEGSLVLWAWMLGLYSLIVVLGQRERARELYPWVLAVMLVVLTFFLLVMTVAAPPFTRLTPAPANGRGLNPLLEDTGMITHPIALYLGFTGFTVPFAFAIAALVTSRVGDTWITLTRRWTIIAWYFLSLGLLIGGWWSYHVLGWGGYWAWDPVENAAFMPWLTGTAFLHSVMIQERRRMLKLWNITLVILTFSLTMFGTFLTRSGVIASVHAFTQGTVGVFFLAFLALVVLASLVLLSWRWYALRAQGQLDSVVSRESAFLLNNLLLVAVTFTVFFGTVFPLLAEAVRGVKVSVGAPFFNQVNVPLFLGLVFLMGVGPLIAWRRASPENLRRNFLVPVALGAVGAAVFFLLGVRSALAVLALALTLFVAATIGLDVSRATRARLRAGESLFPALGGLLLRHNRRYGGFVVHLGILLIVVGVTGSQAWSVQRESTLAVGETTELAGYRLRFDGLRANEESNHFKVVGRFSVSRNGSPPALMEPTKKFYPQETTPIAGVDYWLGFWEDLYLVLGDFTRDGRQATVKVQVNRLVTWIWIGGFVLTLGAALAILPERRKP
- a CDS encoding TlpA disulfide reductase family protein, with the protein product MTRLLRWLIPLSTVPVLVLLAYGFRTNPRDIPSPLVGRPAPAFTLTTFGGQPLSLDAHRGQVVVLNFWASWCYPACYEEAPVLEQGWRQWRDRGVVVLGLDIQDTDDKAKKFIADFGLTFPNARDVTGKVSIDYGVFGVPETFFIDRQGRIHARHVGAVTPEVFRSTVERLLDGGG
- a CDS encoding extracellular solute-binding protein, producing the protein MRLILVVFLLVLITALPAASITSASDAVVAYSARHYGHEAAFDAFTRRTGIPVKIFNGNTGELFERLKAEGDRTPADVLFTVDAGNLWNAARAGLLSRVDSPELQANVPAHLRDPEQRWVGLTVRARTIVYSTQRVKPAELSTYGALGEPRWKGRLCLRTSGYIYNQSLLATMIKRHGEPRTEEIVRGWVANQPILINGDTKILEAIAAGQCDVGLANHYYLARRLAKDASFPVGIYWANQQTTGTHVNVSGAGVTAHARHRAGAIKFLEYLSSPEAQQMFADLSFEYPANPQASLHPLVARWGKFRHDDINIAAAGEYQAAATRLADRVGYR
- a CDS encoding cytochrome c-type biogenesis protein, with amino-acid sequence MRTARSPQGLLITLALLTLVAFAPASAQQPARHVDEEQVHAIARQLRCVVCQNLSVADSPSEMANQMRAVIRERLAAGEQPDQVVEYFVDKYGEWILLEPRRRGFTAVVWIVPPLGALIGLAIVALLIVRWTRSRPPTAVTPRLDPAMSERIRREMEAEP